The proteins below come from a single Fibrobacter sp. UWP2 genomic window:
- a CDS encoding MoxR family ATPase encodes MIKRLIDALDSVLLGKHDSVEMLVMALLADGHVLIEDVPGTGKTTLAKALAAAVGADFARIQFTPDLLPADVTGGAVYKANKGDFEIRKGPVFTQVLLADEINRASPRTQSALLEAMEERQVSLEGTPHKLPELFMVLATENPVEFHGVFPLPEAQMDRFMIRLSLGYPSDETELQILRSHRESKPLDSLTAVTTPDEILKTRKEVVRIHVDEALEQYVVSLVQATRVNPAVRLAASPRAGINLVKMAQASAYVAGRDFVNPDDIQKVFYPVMEHRVFAKESTPGISRVLLEQIVKQVKIPK; translated from the coding sequence ATGATTAAACGACTTATAGATGCTTTAGACTCTGTGCTTTTGGGCAAGCACGATTCCGTAGAAATGCTCGTGATGGCCTTGCTGGCCGATGGCCATGTGCTTATTGAAGACGTCCCCGGCACGGGCAAGACGACTTTGGCGAAGGCGCTCGCGGCGGCGGTCGGTGCCGATTTTGCCCGAATCCAATTTACCCCGGACCTGCTCCCGGCCGACGTGACCGGCGGTGCGGTTTACAAGGCGAACAAGGGCGACTTTGAAATTCGCAAGGGTCCTGTGTTTACGCAGGTGCTTTTGGCCGACGAAATCAACCGTGCGTCGCCCCGCACACAGAGCGCCCTGTTGGAGGCCATGGAAGAACGTCAGGTGAGCTTGGAAGGGACTCCCCACAAGTTGCCGGAACTCTTTATGGTGCTTGCGACCGAGAACCCTGTGGAATTCCATGGGGTGTTCCCGCTCCCCGAGGCTCAAATGGACCGCTTTATGATCCGGCTTTCGCTGGGCTACCCAAGCGACGAGACGGAACTCCAGATTTTGCGCAGCCACCGCGAATCCAAACCGCTGGACTCGCTTACTGCAGTGACGACTCCCGACGAGATTTTGAAGACGCGCAAGGAAGTGGTCCGGATCCACGTGGACGAGGCTTTGGAACAATACGTGGTCTCGCTGGTGCAGGCGACTCGCGTGAACCCGGCGGTGCGTTTGGCGGCGAGCCCGCGTGCGGGTATTAACCTGGTGAAGATGGCGCAGGCAAGCGCCTATGTGGCGGGTCGCGATTTCGTGAATCCCGACGATATCCAAAAAGTTTTTTACCCCGTGATGGAACACCGCGTATTTGCCAAGGAGTCGACTCCCGGGATTTCGAGAGTACTTTTGGAACAGATCGTGAAACAGGTGAAAATCCCTAAATAG